A genome region from Lucilia cuprina isolate Lc7/37 chromosome 3, ASM2204524v1, whole genome shotgun sequence includes the following:
- the LOC111685541 gene encoding polyhomeotic-proximal chromatin protein-like, which produces MRMFGVIYSKTKQRETTATRESENSTTTGNSTYPPTQPLKDNSNIRIIKFNAEQAHLNEQKQQIQTATLTNGNSNNHSSTTYLTNSKVSNSHQSSNVNGNPKVSANNNSAPATGGGNERPLKCLETLAQKAGITFDEKYDFAPSSVAVANTTSSVSQSALTPPPPHSQSHFQTNKTTTNIYTFANGSNKSFTLEKSQSPAQQVAPGTVPLQLSPEQLQQLQQYHQLQHGSPFAAIQVKQEFPTQQHTLASHGGSSTEIKHPSLLDGQLQQMQMQLAQAAADANGGAGQNSPATQHTPTSAAAVAAMQQQHSTTISTMSPMQLATGQVTATGDWTQGRTVQLMQPSTGFIYPQMLVPGNLLQSGLGQQPIQVIAAGKPFQSGGPQMIATTQNTKQMAIGGNTGFPSGTTYAIPSSQSPQTLLFSPVNVISQSQQQQQQNILQAMTAAANAQQQQQQQQQQQQQKGSVDAQKSLQQKVVQKVTTTTNNVQSSAGAAAAAQQQQQQATQQCVQVNAQTGALSAGTTQIISPLQQATGQPQPLQINATPWVQSVPFWSNGLQQLTQNPPIIIRGTQADGTPGVFIQQPSGQTLQTQQPNQITLQCNVTQTPTKPRTQLEQLAAAKQQQQQQTGQTHSQQVVQQQATQLQVQQQQQQQASNVQQQQQQAVVQAHLQQQAAAAVAAANQQRGQTQILPQAGGAQIRPASSVSTQTAQNQSLLKQKMRTKQPAVRPALPAMKTESQTVQQVQQQQQQQQQVTKTTTVAGLQQQITSNVATQQQQGQPTMHKMVVMSAGTPITIQNGQTFQQAVDKQQQQQQLQLQQIQKQQQQYLQQQLIQQQFAQIQLQQQQAAVHQQQQQLQQVVAAQQQQQQQVGQAQQQQPQIQLQVGPQGFITAQQQQQLQNQLLQQQQQLQQQQRDQQQSQNIIHQIVVQQSPQQQQQQQQQTQQLQQQITAVPFSVSSSTPASIATSQGLQQHVTYQTKTSNSLPTTSVVTISNQTGPLVTSTVGLNQATAQLQQQQLQQQIAATIAASQQQQQQHQQQQLQQAQHLVAVAQQQQQQQQQQQQQQQQQQQQQQQQQQQQQQSTVMPPPSSPAQNPILAMASMMNAAAGGNLTGNTSLTTAVAMTSPMANTTAANVSSLPATPTKTAMEQLKTVSSAPSTPSTGNINVNPAASAPSTPVHLAAVEQPSKETPTKSNEKTLEATTTTAGSMTSTPTTTLSTTASSNSATSQQQHSPTVTASNQTAPTTSETPQMAVQPMDTTESHNESVPSLANKQSNTSAVASTTQTSSDSINSSPSKSQKSSNNQQGGISNESEKSSAQISSVVSSSPEETTQPSSCLPAVSTTSSTTCTTSITTTSSSTSTSSTFSTSTTTSTTTNSSTPIATKTSGPPPKSTPGATIVKVEKDLPKAMIKPNVLTHVIDGFIIQEANEPFPVTRKRYTDKDDSDELPQKKQALDDASNNTNNNNNLATSPLPADMVACEQCGKPEHKTKLKKKRFCSPACARQAKASIGEQVAQAQQLQQQQQLHQQQLQSAESMNSSNITHNDTSNTSQLNNSINMDTMTHTAPMVAVGAGLVDRMQTDNNAIMQNLAPIVTTASQMQMQQAPPPTSSAAIMSAVVNETAPLAPVVAVAAAPAVEQQPQMANWTVSDVCEFIKNLPGCSDYVDDFEQQEIDGQALLLLKENHLVNAMGMKLGPALKIVAKVESMKEVSAAALNAANNAMESNNANCSQ; this is translated from the exons ATGAGAATGTTTGGagtaatttattcaaaaactaaacaaagaga AACTACGGCTACAAGAGAAAGTGAAAACTCAACAACAACTGGAAATAGCACATATCCGCCTACACAACCTCTAAAGGATAATTCAAATATAcgaataataaaattcaatgcTGAACAAGCGCACTTAAACGAAcagaaacaacaaatacaaacagcAACTTTAACAAACGGAAACAGTAACAACCACTCCAGTACAACATACTTGACTAATTCAAAAGTTTCCAACTCCCACCAATCGTCAAACGTTAACGGCAATCCTAAAGTATCTGCTAACAACAATAGTGCACCAGCAACTGGTGGTGGTAACGAACGGCCGCTCAAGTGCTTAGAAACTTTAGCACAAAAGGCGGGCATAACATTTGACGAAAAATACGATTTTGCTCCCTCGTCAGTAGCTGTCGCTAACACAACAAGTTCGGTATCACAATCGGCCTtaacaccaccaccaccacatTCTCAGTCTCATTTCCAGAcgaataaaactacaacaaatatatatacatttgctAACGGTTCCAATAAAAGCTTCACGCTGGAGAAGTCACAGAGTCCAGCTCAGCAGGTGGCACCTGGTACGGTGCCACTACAACTATCACCAGAACAATTGCAACAGTTACAACAGTATCATCAATTGCAACATGGTTCGCCGTTTGCTGCCATCCAAGTTAAACAAGAATTTCCCACACAGCAACACACGCTGGCAAGTCACGGAGGCTCTAGTACTGAAATCAAACATCCCAGCCTTCTCGATGGTCAATTGCAACAGATGCAAATGCAATTGGCTCAAGCGGCAGCTGATGCAAATGGTGGCGCCGGACAAAATAGCCCGGCCACACAGCATACACCCACAAGTGCTGCAGCTGTGGCAGCAATGCAGCAACAACATTCGACCACCATTAGCACAATGTCGCCCATGCAATTAGCCACAGGCCAAGTAACCGCCACTGGAGATTGGACACAAGGTCGTACAGTACAGCTAATGCAACCGTCCACAGGATTTATATATCCGCAGATGTTGGTGCCCGGCAATCTTTTACAATCAGGTCTAGGTCAGCAACCCATTCAAGTTATAGCTGCTGGCAAGCCTTTTCAATCGGGCGGTCCACAAATGATTGCCACTACACAGAACACAAAGCAAATGGCAATTGGGGGCAATACGGGTTTTCCTAGTGGTACCACCTACGCCATACCTTCTAGCCAATCGCCACAGACTTTGCTTTTCTCTCCAGTCAATGTTATATCACAGtcgcaacaacagcagcaacaaaacatTCTACAAGCTATGACAGCCGCTGCTAATgctcagcaacaacagcagcagcaacaacaacaacagcaacaaaaaggGTCAGTGGATGCTCAAAAGAGTCTACAGCAAAAAGTCGTACAAAAAGTAACCACCACAACGAATAATGTACAGTCGTCTGCCGGGGCAGCAGCTGCTgcccaacagcagcaacaacaggcCACTCAACAATGTGTTCAGGTTAATGCACAAACTGGAGCTCTTTCAGCCGGCACCACCCAAATTATTAGTCCCTTGCAACAGGCTACAGGCCAACCACAGCCTTTGCAAATTAATGCCACACCATGGGTACAAAGTGTGCCCTTTTGGTCGAACGGTTTGCAACAACTCACGCAAAATCCCCCTATTATAATAAGAGGCACACAGGCAGACGGTACACCGGGAGTATTCATACAACAACCCAGTGGACAAACATTGCAGACTCAACAACCAAATC aaataactCTGCAATGCAATGTCACACAAACTCCCACAAAACCACGTACCCAGTTGGAGCAATTGGCTGCTGcgaagcaacaacagcagcagcaaacgGGACAAACTCACTCCCAACAGGTAGTGCAACAACAGGCCACACAATTGCAGgttcaacagcagcaacagcaacaggcCAGTAATgtccaacagcaacaacaacaagctgTTGTCCAGGCTCACCTTCAGCAACAAGCAGCTGCTGCCGTTGCCGCTGCAAACCAACAACGCGGTCAGACACAAATTCTACCGCAAGCGGGTGGTGCCCAAATACGTCCAGCTTCATCAGTATCCACACAAACAGCTCAAAATCAAAGTTTACTGAAGCAAAAGATGCGGACAAAGCAGCCAGCTGTACGTCCTGCCCTGCCGGCCATGAAGACTGAATCCCAAACTGTGCAACAggtgcagcagcagcaacaacaacaacagcaagtgACTAAAACCACTACTGTGGCAGGACTGCAGCAGCAAATAACGTCTAACGTTGCAACACAACAGCAACAGGGTCAACCGACCATGCACAA AATGGTGGTTATGAGTGCTGGCACCCCAATCACTATACAAAATGGTCAAACGTTTCAGCAGGCCGTTGacaagcaacaacagcagcaacaattacaattgcaacaaatacaaaagcaacaacagcagtaTTTGCAGCAGCAATTGATTCAACAACAATTTGCTCAAATACAGTTACAGCAACAGCAGGCTGCAGtccatcaacagcagcaacaactgcaacaaGTTGTGGCAgctcaacagcagcagcaacagcaagtAGGACAagcacaacagcaacaaccgcAAATTCAATTGCAAGTTGGTCCACAAGGCTTTATTACGgcccagcagcagcaacagctaCAAAATCAATtgttgcagcaacaacaacaattacaacagcAGCAGCGAGACCAACAGCAGTCTCAAAATATTATACATCAGATTGTGGTACAACAATCAccgcaacagcagcagcaacaacaacagcaaacacaGCAGCTGCAACAGCAAATAACTGCTGTGCCATTTTCAGTTTCTTCCTCGACGCCAGCTTCTATAGCAACATCACAAGGTTTGCAGCAACATGTCACGTATCAAACAAAAACATCTAATTCACTGCCCACCACTTCAGTGGTTACAATATCTAACCAGACAGGTCCTTTGGTTACAAGTACAGTAGGCCTGAATCAAGCAACCGCACAATTACAACAGCAACAGCTGCAACAACAGATAGCTGCTACTATAGCAGCCtctcagcagcagcaacaacagcatcagcagcaacaattgCAGCAGGCTCAACATTTAGTAGCCGTTgcccaacaacaacagcagcaacaacaacagcagcagcaacaacaacagcagcaacagcagcaacaacagcagcagcaacaacaacaacagcaatctACAGTTATGCCACCTCCTTCATCTCCAGCACAAAATCCAATTTTAGCTATGGCTTCTATGATGAATGCTGCCGCTGGAGGCAACCTAACCGGCAACACCTCCCTAACAACAGCAGTTGCCATGACTTCGCCCATGGCCAACACCACAGCAGCGAACGTTTCATCATTGCCCGCCACACCCACAAAAACAGCCATGGAGCAATTAAAAACTGTTTCCAGTGCACCTAGCACTCCATCTACCGGTAATATTAATGTCAATCCTGCAGCATCTGCTCCCTCAACTCCTGTACATTTGGCAGCAGTCGAACAACCCTCAAAGGAGACACCGACAAAATCCAATGAAAAAACTCTTGAAGCCACCACTACAACTGCAGGGTCGATGACTAGCACACCAACAACTACCCTCTCCACTACTGCCTCTAGTAATAGTGCAACATCACAGCAACAACATTCGCCAACCGTTACAGCTTCCAATCAAACTGCCCCAACAACCTCAGAAACTCCACAAATGGCTGTACAACCCATGGACACCACAGAATCTCATAACGAATCTGTGCCATCATTAGCTAACAAACAATCCAATACTAGTGCTGTGGCATCGACCACTCAAACATCATCAGATAGTATTAACTCCTCGCCTTCCAAATCCCAAAAATCTTCCAACAACCAACAAGGTGGTATTTCAAATGAAAGCGAAAAATCGTCAGCACAAATTTCATCAGTCGTTTCCTCCTCACCCGAAGAAACAACTCAACCATCATCATGTTTGCCAGCCGTTAGCACTACTTCTTCGACCACATGTACAACATCCATTACTACAACTTCTTCTAGCACCTCCACTTCAAGTACGTTCAGCACTTCCACTACAACTAGTACAACAACTAATAGCAGCACTCCTATTGCTACTAAGACAAGTGGTCCACCACCAAAATCGACACCTGGTGCTACGATTGTTAAGGTTGAAAAGGATCTACCGAAAGCCATGATCAAACCGAATGTTTTGACTCACGTCATTGATGGTTTTATAATACAAGAAGCAAACGAACCATTTCCAGTGACACGAAAGCGTTACACAGATAAGGATGATAGTGACGAATTACCAC AAAAGAAACAAGCTTTGGATGATGCCTCcaataatacaaacaacaataataatttggCCACGAGTCCATTACCAGCCGACATGGTGGCATGTGAACAGTGTGGCAAACCAGAACATAAAacgaaattgaaaaagaaacgTTTCTGTTCACCGGCATGTGCACGCCAGGCTAAAGCTTCGATTGGTGAACAGGTTGCACAAGCTCAACAgctacagcagcagcaacagctacatcaacaacaactacaatcaGCTGAATCAATGAACAGTTCAAACATTACACACAATGACACCAGCAACACCAGCCAACTAAACAATAGCATTAATATGGATACAATGACCCATACAGCACCCATGGTGGCAGTGGGAGCTGGACTTGTGGATAGAATGCAAACCGATAATAATGCAATAATGCAAAATCTGGCGCCAATTGTAACAACAGCCTCCCAAATGCAAATGCAACAGGCGCCTCCTCCCACATCATCAGCCGCCATTATGTCAGCTGTAGTAAATGAAACTGCTCCCTTAGCTCCAGTGGTGGCTGTGGCTGCTGCACCCGCTGTAGAACAGCAGCCACAGATGGCCAACTGGACGGTGTCAGATGTGTGCGAATTCATTAAGAATCTTCCTGGTTGTAGTGATTACGTTGATGATTTTGAGCAACAAGAAATCGATGGCCAGGCCTTATTGTTGCTCAAGGAAAATCATTTGGTGAATGCAATGGGTATGAAATTGGGACCGGCTCTCAAAATAGTAGCCAAGGTTGAGTCTATGAAAGAAGTATCAGCCGCAGCATTAAATGCTGCCAACAATGCTATGGAAAGCAATAATGCCAACTgctcacaataa